A window of Leptotrichia wadei contains these coding sequences:
- a CDS encoding ATP-binding protein encodes MAKKEELQRLTAEQMFQDEIDALIKAEKNPIPTGWKMSPKSVLTYICGGKAGRKVITPKYIGNKRLVEIAISTLVTDRALLLIGEPGTAKSWLSEHLTAAINGDSTRVIQGTAGTTEEQIRYSWNYAMLIAEGPTKDALIPSPIYKAMEDGAIARVEEISRCASEVQDALISLLSEKRMSVPELNVEIPAKKGFSIIATANTRDKGVNEMSAALKRRFNIVVLPSPKTLEAEIDIVRSRVTQLAGNLDLNAKLPEEEVIEKVCTVFRELRQGVTLDGRQKIKPTANVLSTAEAISLLANSMALAGSFGDGEISDYDLAAGLQGAVVKEDSKDGQIWEEYLENIMKKRGSEWLDLYKECKALNKATK; translated from the coding sequence ATGGCTAAAAAAGAAGAATTACAAAGATTAACAGCAGAACAGATGTTTCAAGATGAAATTGATGCATTAATTAAGGCGGAAAAAAATCCGATACCTACTGGATGGAAAATGTCACCTAAGTCAGTGTTGACATATATTTGTGGAGGGAAAGCTGGAAGAAAAGTGATAACGCCTAAATATATTGGGAATAAAAGATTGGTTGAGATTGCAATTTCGACTTTGGTTACGGATAGGGCATTGCTGTTGATTGGGGAGCCGGGAACTGCAAAATCTTGGTTGTCAGAGCATTTGACGGCGGCGATAAATGGAGATTCGACTCGAGTTATTCAAGGGACAGCGGGAACGACTGAAGAGCAAATTAGATATTCTTGGAATTATGCGATGTTGATTGCAGAAGGGCCTACAAAAGATGCATTGATACCAAGTCCGATTTATAAAGCGATGGAAGATGGAGCGATTGCTAGAGTGGAAGAAATTTCTCGTTGTGCGTCAGAAGTGCAAGATGCGTTGATTTCTTTGTTGTCAGAGAAAAGAATGAGTGTACCTGAATTGAATGTAGAAATTCCAGCTAAAAAAGGGTTCTCTATTATTGCAACTGCGAATACTCGTGATAAGGGAGTTAATGAGATGTCGGCAGCGTTAAAGAGACGTTTTAATATTGTGGTGTTACCAAGTCCGAAGACTCTTGAAGCAGAGATAGATATTGTTAGAAGTAGAGTTACGCAACTTGCAGGAAATTTAGATTTAAATGCGAAATTGCCTGAAGAGGAAGTTATTGAAAAAGTTTGTACAGTATTTAGAGAATTGCGTCAAGGTGTTACGTTAGATGGAAGACAAAAGATAAAGCCGACTGCAAATGTGTTATCAACTGCAGAAGCTATTTCACTTTTAGCGAATAGTATGGCATTGGCTGGAAGTTTTGGGGATGGAGAGATATCAGATTATGACTTGGCGGCAGGATTGCAGGGAGCTGTAGTAAAAGAAGATAGTAAAGATGGGCAAATTTGGGAAGAATATTTAGAAAATATTATGAAAAAACGAGGTTCAGAATGGCTGGATCTTTATAAAGAATGTAAGGCACTTAACAAAGCTACTAAATAA
- a CDS encoding SWIM zinc finger family protein, whose amino-acid sequence MAPNASAISNAKKLCDKGAFLKLWRSVDDTLYMGECKGSGKSNYTVSVDFIDEENPVTRCTCPSRQFPCKHGLALLFEILRGKKFEECEIPEDILAKREKKEKLKAKRANEEKEVKKKTSSKASKSARTKKIKKQLEGLDLIKKISSQLLKVGLSAMGSVSITEYRDIVKQLGDYYLPGPQVLFQRLLLEIQAYKEDQDKGHYQTALECLKKLRAIEKKGREFLNEQLEKNDPELTDNTLYEDLGGVWKLTQLNDLGLKKENARLVQLSFEVNYDEASKIFTDCGYWIDLESGEVSYTANYRPRSAMKYIKQENSNFSLLTVPTLTFYPGGVNKRIRWDAASFDKIESSCYKEIKKHAQSVDHAVKIAKNELKNILTNNEVALLLEFEKIMFVEEEGKKKYILIDKNQKMIELRDKKNKEFSENFYELLPNECLENQVMFVKLFYEGRNIYAQAQSIITDDKIIRFGF is encoded by the coding sequence ATGGCTCCGAATGCTTCAGCGATTTCAAATGCAAAAAAATTGTGTGATAAAGGGGCATTTTTGAAATTGTGGCGTTCGGTTGACGATACTTTGTATATGGGCGAGTGTAAGGGAAGTGGGAAATCGAATTATACGGTTTCGGTGGATTTTATTGATGAAGAAAATCCTGTTACACGATGTACTTGTCCAAGTAGACAATTTCCTTGTAAGCATGGATTAGCTTTGTTATTTGAGATATTGAGAGGGAAAAAATTTGAGGAGTGTGAAATACCAGAAGATATTTTGGCAAAGAGAGAAAAAAAGGAAAAATTAAAGGCTAAAAGGGCGAATGAGGAAAAGGAAGTTAAGAAAAAAACTTCTTCAAAAGCATCTAAATCGGCTAGAACAAAGAAAATTAAAAAGCAACTCGAAGGGCTAGATTTGATAAAGAAAATAAGTTCGCAATTGTTGAAAGTTGGACTTTCTGCAATGGGGAGTGTTTCGATTACAGAGTATCGAGATATTGTAAAACAATTGGGAGATTATTACTTACCAGGGCCACAAGTTTTGTTTCAAAGATTACTTTTGGAAATTCAGGCGTATAAAGAGGATCAGGATAAGGGACATTATCAGACGGCTTTAGAATGTTTGAAAAAGTTGAGGGCGATTGAGAAAAAAGGTAGAGAGTTTTTGAATGAGCAACTTGAAAAGAATGATCCAGAATTGACGGATAATACGTTGTATGAGGATTTAGGAGGCGTATGGAAGTTAACTCAGTTGAATGATTTGGGGTTAAAAAAGGAAAATGCGAGATTGGTGCAGCTTTCATTTGAAGTGAACTATGATGAGGCTAGTAAGATTTTTACAGATTGTGGATACTGGATTGATCTAGAAAGTGGAGAAGTGTCATATACTGCCAATTATAGACCTCGTTCGGCGATGAAATATATCAAGCAGGAAAATTCTAATTTTTCATTATTGACGGTGCCTACATTAACTTTTTATCCAGGTGGAGTTAATAAGAGAATAAGATGGGATGCTGCTAGTTTTGATAAAATTGAAAGTTCTTGTTACAAAGAGATAAAAAAACATGCTCAAAGTGTAGATCATGCCGTAAAAATTGCTAAAAATGAATTAAAAAATATTTTGACAAATAATGAAGTGGCTTTATTACTAGAATTTGAAAAAATTATGTTTGTTGAAGAAGAAGGTAAGAAAAAATATATTTTAATTGATAAAAATCAAAAAATGATAGAGCTTAGAGATAAGAAAAACAAGGAATTTTCAGAAAATTTTTATGAACTTTTGCCAAATGAATGTTTGGAAAATCAAGTGATGTTTGTAAAATTATTTTATGAAGGTAGAAATATTTATGCCCAAGCACAAAGTATCATAACTGATGATAAAATTATTCGTTTTGGATTTTAG